The window GGAACGGTCTGGACGAGGACGGGCTGAAGGGCTCGCAGTACCGCTGGCTCTCGCTGTCCTACTTCCGCTACGACTCGCACGCCTCGCTCGGCTCCGCCAACGCGCGCGCCGAGGAGCAGTACAACAAGCAGGTCGAGGCGGCGAAGGCGTCCGAGGGTGCGCAGGACCCGAAGGCGGAGGCGGCGGCCGGGATCGGCGACCAGGGGACGTCGGTCGCGTACACCGTGAAGAAGGAGGTCGACTTCTCCAACACGACGATCGTGGCGCGTACGCAGAACGTGGTGATCACGCTCGACTACAACGGTGCCGCGTACGAGGGTGCCGGTGCGCCGGACCGGGCGAAGCTGCTGCAGGACGCGATCACGGCGGCGAAGGAGGCCGTGGCCTCGGTGGATGCGGCCAACAAGCAGCCGGCGGAGCAGCCGCAGTCGCCGCAGCCGCAGCAGTAGGGGTTGTCGGGGGCGGGGCCTCCTGGGGCGTTGACATCCAGTCACCCGTACGCTGTGCCTGCCGCAGGTCCATAAAGGCTCGGTAAGCGCTCGGCGCTCATCAGCGCCCGGTACTCGGCGCTCGGTATGTGCTCGACAAGGGGAGGGGATCGCGTGTGGCCGCGATGCAGCTGACTCGTACGCACCGGATACTCATCGGCGTCGTGGTCGCGGGGGCCGTGGTCATCGCGGGGATCGGTTTCGCGGGCTCGTACGCCGCGGTGCGCACCCTCGCCGAGCAGAAGGGCTTCGGCAGCTTCGCGCTGGTGTTCCCGATCGGCATCGACGCGGGCATCTGCGTGCTGCTGGCGCTGGACCTGCTGCTGACGTGGCTGCGCATACCCTTCCCGCTGCTGCGCCAGACGGCGTGGCTGCTGACGGCGGCGACGATCGCCTTCAACGGTGCGGCTTCGTGGCCCGACCCGCTGGGTGTCGGGATGCACGCCGTGATCCCGCTCCTGTTCGTGGTGACGGTGGAGGCCGCGCGGCACGCGGTGGGCCGGATCGCGGACATCACCGCGGACCGGCACATGGAGGGTGTGCGCATCACGCGGTGGCTGCTGTCGCCGATACCGACGTTCAAGCTGTGGCGGCGGATGAAGCTGTGGGAGCTGCGCTCCTACGAGCAGGCGGTCGGCATGGAGCAGGACCGGCTGATCTACCAGGCCCGTCTGCAGGCGCGGTACGGGCGCTCCTGGCGGCGGAAGGCGCCGGTGGAGGCGCTGATGCCGCTGAAGCTGGCGCGGATCGGTGTGCCGTTGAAGGAGACGGCGCCGGAGGCGCTGGCGGTGACGGGGATCGAGCCGGCGGTGTTGCCTCCGCTGGCGCAGCAGGGTGTGGCGGGTGCTCCGGCGCTGGCGGCCGCGGCGGCCGCGCCGGAGTTCGCCCAGCAGCGCCAGGAGCAGCTCCAGCAGCAGGCGCTGCAGGCCCAGCAGCCCGAGGGCGCGGCCCACGGGCAGGCTGCGGTGGTGCAGTCCCCGGCGGCCGCGGCGGCCGCGGCCGTCACGCACGCCCCGCCGCCCTTCGCGGTGGAGCCGACGGCGATGCCCGCGGCCCACAACAGCGCGTGGTTCGCCGCGCCGCTGGCTCCGCAGGCGGCGTACGAGGGCGGCTACAACCCTCAGTACGTGGAGGGTCTGGAGCCGACGCCGGTCCTGCCCCCGATGGGCCCGGAGGAGCAGCGGCAGGCGCAGCCGGACGTTCCGATCCCGGGTCCCCGCCGTGAGGAGGACCAGCAGGCCGCCCAGGCCGCCCAGAACGTGCAGGGCGCCGCGCAGGCCCCGGAGGAGGGTCCGGACCCGGAGACCCCCGACGAGGCGGAGTTCGCCGAGGTCGCGTACAAGGTGTTCTGCGCGTTGTCCGACGAGAAGCAGGACTACCCGTCGGTCGAGGCGCTCGACATACACCTCTCGGACGGTTACGGCGTGACCCACCCGCGGAGCGGTTCGCTGCTCCGCCGGATGATCCCGGCGTTCAAGCTGCGCTACAACAAGGACCGCGAGGCCGAGCACATCGCGTAGGCGGGCGACGGCAGCCCCCGGACAGCGGCTCCGTGACAGCGGCTCCGTGACAGCGGCTCCGTGACAGCGGAAAGGGCCCGCACCCCCGAAGGGTGCGGGCCCTTTCACGTGCCTGCGGGTCCTCAGACGGCGAGCAGCTTGCGCACGCGGTCCGCGCCCACCGCCAGCAGCAGCGTGGGCAGTCGCGGCCCGGTCTCCCGGGTCACGAGGAGCCGGTAGAGCAGCGCGAAGAAGGTGCGCTGCGCGACCTTGAGTTCCGGCGTCGGCTTGGCGTCGGGCTCCAGGCCGGCCATGACCTTCGGGACGCCGTAGACCAGCGTGGTCAGCCCGTCGAGCGACCAGTGCGAGTCCAGCCCGTCCAGGAGCAGCCGCAGCGACTCGCGGCCTTCGTCGTCCAGGGACGACAGCAGGTCGGCGTCGGGCTCGTCGCGGACGAGGGTGCGCTGGTCGGCCGGGACCTGGGTGGTGATCCAGTTCTCGGCGCGGTCCAGGCGCGGCCGTACCTCGTCGAGGGAGGTGAGCGGCTGCGACGGGTCGAGGTCGGTCAGGATGCGCAGGGTCTGCTCGTCGTGTCCGGCGGTGATGTCGACGACGGACGCGAGCGTCCGGTACGGCATCGGCCGCGGGGTGCGCGGCAGCTCGGCGGCGGCGGTGCGCACGGCGCGGGTGTGCGCGGCGGCGTCGGCGGGCAGGACGGAGCCGTCGGCGACCTTGGCCTCCAGCTTGTCCCACTCGTCGTAGAGCCGCTGGATCTCCTGGTCGAAGGCGATCTT of the Streptomyces sp. NBC_01294 genome contains:
- a CDS encoding DUF3558 domain-containing protein, with protein sequence MHRSASRLTRVLACAAVPVILTVAGCSSDSGKDKGSNDGKKSDASSSAKPNAKSAAPLEKAAFATLPDPCKAVQTATIEALVPEAKDKNGTATKSNDLTSRASCSWNGLDEDGLKGSQYRWLSLSYFRYDSHASLGSANARAEEQYNKQVEAAKASEGAQDPKAEAAAGIGDQGTSVAYTVKKEVDFSNTTIVARTQNVVITLDYNGAAYEGAGAPDRAKLLQDAITAAKEAVASVDAANKQPAEQPQSPQPQQ
- a CDS encoding DUF2637 domain-containing protein, with the translated sequence MAAMQLTRTHRILIGVVVAGAVVIAGIGFAGSYAAVRTLAEQKGFGSFALVFPIGIDAGICVLLALDLLLTWLRIPFPLLRQTAWLLTAATIAFNGAASWPDPLGVGMHAVIPLLFVVTVEAARHAVGRIADITADRHMEGVRITRWLLSPIPTFKLWRRMKLWELRSYEQAVGMEQDRLIYQARLQARYGRSWRRKAPVEALMPLKLARIGVPLKETAPEALAVTGIEPAVLPPLAQQGVAGAPALAAAAAAPEFAQQRQEQLQQQALQAQQPEGAAHGQAAVVQSPAAAAAAAVTHAPPPFAVEPTAMPAAHNSAWFAAPLAPQAAYEGGYNPQYVEGLEPTPVLPPMGPEEQRQAQPDVPIPGPRREEDQQAAQAAQNVQGAAQAPEEGPDPETPDEAEFAEVAYKVFCALSDEKQDYPSVEALDIHLSDGYGVTHPRSGSLLRRMIPAFKLRYNKDREAEHIA